The proteins below come from a single Streptomyces sp. SCSIO 75703 genomic window:
- a CDS encoding RidA family protein, producing MSAVEEKLAELGLTLPAVVPPLAAYQPAVRSGSYVFTSGQLPMVDGTLPVTGKVGAEITPEEAKDLARVCALNALAAVKSVAGDLDRVARVVKVVGFVASAPDFTGQPSVINGASELLAQVLGDKGVHARSAVGVAVLPLDAPVEVEVQVELTDA from the coding sequence ATGAGCGCCGTCGAGGAGAAGCTCGCCGAACTCGGCCTGACCCTCCCCGCGGTCGTCCCGCCGCTGGCCGCCTACCAGCCCGCCGTGCGGTCCGGCTCCTACGTCTTCACCTCCGGCCAGCTCCCCATGGTGGACGGCACGCTGCCGGTCACCGGCAAGGTGGGCGCCGAGATCACCCCGGAGGAGGCCAAGGACCTGGCGCGCGTGTGCGCGCTGAACGCCCTGGCCGCCGTGAAGTCCGTCGCCGGTGACCTCGACCGCGTCGCGCGTGTCGTGAAGGTGGTCGGCTTCGTCGCCTCCGCGCCCGACTTCACCGGCCAGCCCTCCGTGATCAACGGGGCCAGCGAACTCCTCGCCCAGGTCCTCGGAGACAAGGGCGTGCACGCCCGCAGCGCCGTCGGCGTGGCGGTGCTGCCGCTGGACGCGCCGGTGGAGGTCGAGGTCCAGGTCGAGCTGACCGACGCCTAG
- a CDS encoding DUF4177 domain-containing protein, translating to MTKWEYATVPLLVHATKQILDTWGEDGWELVQVVPGPNAEQLVAYLKREKQA from the coding sequence ATGACCAAGTGGGAATACGCAACCGTGCCGCTGCTCGTCCATGCCACGAAGCAGATTCTGGACACCTGGGGCGAGGACGGCTGGGAGCTGGTCCAGGTCGTCCCCGGGCCCAACGCCGAGCAGCTCGTCGCCTACCTGAAGCGGGAGAAGCAGGCATGA
- a CDS encoding NUDIX hydrolase, with translation MANGQWYPPEWPDRIRALAAGTLTPVEARRAATVMLLKDTGTGTVVHMLRRRTSMAFAGGAYAYPGGGVDPRDDRAVGWAGPTRAWWASRLGVDENTAQAIVCAAVRETYEESGVLLAGPGPDTVVGDTTGADWEAERAALVARDLSFAEFLDRRGLVLRSDLLGAWARWITPEFEARRYDTWFFVAALPEGQRTRNASTEADRTVWITPDEAVAGYDRGDLLMMPPTVATLRSLSAHPTAAAALAAAPEQDLEPVLARARLDGDEIVLSWPGHEEFTKYVAAGTPAGPARGAAR, from the coding sequence ATGGCGAATGGTCAGTGGTACCCCCCGGAGTGGCCCGACCGCATTCGCGCGCTCGCGGCCGGCACGCTCACGCCGGTCGAGGCGCGGCGCGCGGCCACCGTCATGCTCCTGAAGGACACCGGCACCGGCACGGTCGTCCACATGCTGCGCCGCCGCACCTCCATGGCCTTCGCCGGGGGCGCGTACGCCTACCCCGGCGGCGGGGTCGACCCCCGCGACGACCGGGCGGTCGGCTGGGCGGGCCCCACGCGCGCGTGGTGGGCGAGCAGGCTCGGCGTCGACGAGAACACCGCCCAGGCGATCGTCTGCGCCGCCGTGCGGGAGACGTACGAGGAGAGCGGCGTCCTGCTCGCCGGACCGGGCCCCGACACGGTCGTCGGCGACACCACGGGCGCCGACTGGGAGGCCGAGCGGGCCGCCCTGGTCGCCCGTGACCTGTCCTTCGCGGAGTTCCTGGACCGCCGGGGCCTCGTGCTGCGCTCCGACCTGCTGGGCGCCTGGGCCCGCTGGATCACGCCGGAGTTCGAGGCCCGGCGCTACGACACCTGGTTCTTCGTGGCCGCCCTCCCCGAGGGCCAGCGCACGCGCAACGCCTCCACCGAGGCCGACCGCACGGTGTGGATCACGCCGGACGAGGCGGTGGCCGGATACGACCGGGGTGACCTGCTGATGATGCCGCCGACCGTCGCCACCCTGCGCTCGCTGTCGGCGCACCCCACCGCCGCGGCGGCGCTCGCCGCGGCGCCGGAGCAGGACCTGGAGCCCGTGCTGGCGCGGGCCCGGCTGGACGGCGACGAGATCGTGCTCTCCTGGCCGGGACACGAGGAGTTCACCAAGTACGTCGCCGCCGGGACACCCGCCGGCCCGGCCCGGGGAGCGGCCCGATGA
- a CDS encoding ArsA-related P-loop ATPase — protein sequence MSRLQVVSGKGGTGKTTVAAALALALATEGKRALLVEVEGRQGIAQLFETEALPYEERKIAVAPGGGEVYALAIDPERALLDYLQMFYKLGSAGRALKKLGAIDFATTVAPGLRDVLLTGKACEAVRRKDRGGRFVYDHVIMDAPPTGRVTRFLNVNDEVAGLAKVGPIHHQAQAVMRVLKSPQTAVHLVTLLEEMPVQETADGIAELRAARLPVGRVVVNMVRPEILDGDGLELVRSTPRSALARSLSGAGLGGARRGGRAERLVDPLLEQAEEYAERYALEQEQRAALGELGLPLHELPLFAEGMDLAGLYELATELRKQGIA from the coding sequence GTGAGCAGGCTCCAGGTCGTCAGCGGCAAGGGCGGTACCGGCAAGACCACGGTGGCCGCGGCCCTCGCGTTGGCCCTGGCCACCGAGGGGAAGCGCGCGCTTCTCGTCGAGGTCGAGGGCCGCCAGGGCATCGCGCAGCTCTTCGAGACGGAAGCGCTGCCTTACGAGGAGCGGAAGATCGCCGTCGCTCCCGGGGGCGGGGAGGTGTACGCCCTCGCCATCGACCCCGAGCGGGCTCTGCTGGACTACCTCCAGATGTTCTACAAACTCGGCAGCGCCGGACGGGCCCTGAAGAAGCTCGGCGCGATCGACTTCGCCACCACCGTCGCCCCCGGCCTGCGGGACGTCCTGCTGACCGGCAAGGCGTGCGAGGCGGTGCGCCGCAAGGACCGCGGCGGACGGTTCGTCTACGACCACGTGATCATGGACGCTCCCCCCACCGGACGCGTCACCCGCTTCCTCAACGTCAACGACGAGGTGGCCGGCCTCGCCAAGGTCGGCCCGATACACCATCAGGCCCAGGCGGTGATGCGGGTGCTGAAGTCGCCGCAGACCGCCGTGCACCTGGTGACGCTGCTGGAGGAGATGCCGGTCCAGGAGACCGCCGACGGCATCGCCGAGCTGCGCGCGGCCCGCCTCCCGGTGGGCCGGGTCGTCGTCAACATGGTCCGCCCCGAGATCCTCGACGGGGACGGCCTGGAGCTGGTGCGGAGCACGCCCCGCTCGGCCCTCGCGCGGTCGCTGTCCGGGGCCGGGCTCGGTGGGGCGCGGCGCGGCGGGCGCGCCGAGCGGCTGGTGGACCCGCTGCTGGAGCAGGCGGAGGAGTACGCCGAGCGGTACGCGCTGGAGCAGGAGCAGCGGGCCGCGCTGGGCGAACTGGGGCTGCCGCTGCACGAGCTGCCGCTGTTCGCCGAGGGGATGGATCTGGCGGGGCTGTACGAGCTGGCCACCGAGTTGCGGAAGCAGGGGATCGCATGA